From Chryseobacterium shandongense, the proteins below share one genomic window:
- a CDS encoding NHLP leader peptide family RiPP precursor, producing MEFSQEQKTYAEIVQKAWEDAAFKKELVNDPVAAIEKLTGKKLNLPEGKKLVVRDQSDESAVYINIPSAPKNSVNAELSEEQLEAVSGGIAAGGCIPNFPFPGGTTGPYNPFPPIFSE from the coding sequence ATGGAATTCTCACAAGAACAAAAAACGTACGCGGAAATCGTACAGAAAGCATGGGAAGATGCAGCGTTCAAAAAAGAGCTGGTAAACGATCCGGTAGCTGCTATTGAAAAATTAACAGGTAAAAAACTTAATTTGCCGGAAGGAAAAAAATTAGTCGTAAGAGACCAGTCTGACGAATCTGCGGTTTACATCAATATCCCGTCCGCTCCTAAGAATTCTGTAAATGCAGAACTTAGCGAAGAGCAGCTGGAAGCGGTCTCAGGAGGAATTGCTGCCGGAGGATGCATACCGAACTTTCCTTTTCCCGGAGGAACTACTGGACCCTACAATCCTTTTCCGCCAATTTTCAGCGAATAA
- a CDS encoding NHLP leader peptide family RiPP precursor, translating into MEFTQEQKTYAEIIQKAWDDEAFKKELVNDPVAAIEKLTGKKLNLPEGKKLVVRDQSDESSVYINIPAAPKNTADAELSEEQLETVSGGAAIWPPRDTTFPFPGGTTGPFIPTIPILTTI; encoded by the coding sequence ATGGAATTCACTCAAGAACAAAAAACGTATGCCGAGATCATACAAAAAGCATGGGACGATGAAGCGTTCAAAAAAGAGCTGGTAAACGATCCGGTAGCTGCCATCGAAAAATTAACGGGTAAAAAACTGAATTTACCGGAAGGAAAAAAATTAGTCGTAAGAGACCAGTCTGATGAATCTTCGGTTTACATCAACATTCCGGCCGCTCCCAAAAATACGGCTGATGCAGAACTAAGCGAAGAGCAGCTGGAAACTGTTTCCGGAGGAGCTGCAATCTGGCCTCCAAGAGATACTACGTTTCCTTTCCCTGGCGGAACAACAGGACCTTTCATTCCTACTATCCCAATTTTAACAACAATTTAA
- a CDS encoding class IIb bacteriocin, lactobin A/cerein 7B family codes for MELTLEQKLNAQVVQKAWEDAEFKNELIANPVQAMEKLTGHKINLPEGQKLVVVDQSNDSTVYFNIPKKLNLDALELTEEQLEQVAGGLTPTFVALGYGFMAGVAVWAATHQ; via the coding sequence ATGGAATTAACACTAGAACAAAAACTGAACGCTCAAGTAGTACAAAAAGCATGGGAAGATGCTGAATTTAAAAACGAATTAATTGCAAATCCTGTACAGGCAATGGAAAAACTAACAGGTCATAAAATCAATTTGCCGGAAGGACAAAAGCTGGTAGTGGTTGATCAATCAAATGATTCTACAGTTTATTTCAACATCCCGAAAAAGCTGAATCTTGACGCGCTGGAGCTTACCGAAGAGCAACTTGAGCAGGTAGCTGGTGGACTTACGCCAACATTCGTTGCTCTGGGTTACGGATTTATGGCTGGTGTAGCAGTATGGGCTGCAACGCACCAATAA
- a CDS encoding class IIb bacteriocin, lactobin A/cerein 7B family: MNLTIEQQEKGAELLKTLAQKAWESASFKEQLIKNPASTIEQLTGKAVPTDKKIIVEDQTDESVIYLNIPTKVSLDELELTEEQLEMIAGGATPIAAAYVAGVALGIGVSWVVSHW; encoded by the coding sequence ATGAACTTAACAATAGAACAACAAGAAAAAGGGGCTGAGCTTTTAAAAACCTTAGCACAAAAAGCGTGGGAAAGTGCTTCTTTTAAAGAGCAGTTAATTAAAAATCCTGCTTCTACAATTGAGCAGCTGACAGGAAAGGCTGTACCAACAGATAAGAAAATTATTGTTGAAGACCAAACAGATGAATCTGTAATCTATTTAAACATTCCTACAAAAGTAAGCTTGGATGAATTGGAATTAACAGAAGAGCAACTGGAAATGATCGCCGGAGGAGCTACTCCCATTGCTGCAGCTTATGTAGCAGGTGTTGCTCTAGGTATTGGTGTGAGCTGGGTGGTTTCTCACTGGTAA
- a CDS encoding type 2 lanthipeptide synthetase LanM, whose product MDNPTMNLIKDERADIPFVDVLVPYTEGFVNELKKTNISAVLINKLHTGLLNEMSSVAEVTLQDELNNLKKNGLSIYSEFVETMYSTLAIKYPVLNKILKTVANNYLIHIQNIFSNFSKDLHLISKTFSLALNSNITIKDINLSLGDGHGGESTASVTLSNDTKLIYKPRNIDTAKSYNIFIDWINQKLNINLKILRCLNYEHYGWLEFADHHCADSVTDLQEYYQKAGVLLAVTLLLGSKDCHYENVIASGKNPVIIDHETIIQPVLSQQSIRTWDEHHKIAPFSVLESMLIINKNTGVPTEYAGYGIKGNIEIMDLEKKVIHPNTIDSKRDTRFVFRKLVKENIPFYEDKHLFAADYRAFFIEGFTKAYDLFVSSKDELMSSDSPIQGFKKQKIRYVWRPTFVYFRILKYMRSSVFMKSSEAYESKLYELMSKAYQKADCENYKFILNHEMQQMLKGDIPFFNLDSQDHHLGGNGSFKIFSHNCIENIEQRINLFSTKHKEEQIEFINNWLNINTSV is encoded by the coding sequence ATGGATAATCCAACAATGAATCTGATTAAAGATGAGCGAGCAGACATACCCTTTGTAGACGTTCTGGTGCCATATACAGAAGGTTTTGTAAATGAACTTAAAAAAACAAATATTTCGGCTGTATTAATAAACAAACTTCATACAGGACTTTTGAACGAAATGAGCAGTGTCGCAGAAGTAACGTTACAGGATGAGCTAAATAATCTGAAAAAGAATGGCTTAAGTATTTACAGCGAATTTGTAGAAACAATGTATTCAACATTAGCCATAAAATATCCTGTTTTAAATAAAATCTTAAAAACAGTTGCCAACAATTACCTCATCCACATTCAAAATATTTTTTCAAATTTCAGCAAAGATCTTCATCTTATTTCTAAGACATTTTCTTTAGCATTGAACAGTAATATTACTATTAAAGACATCAACCTGAGTCTTGGAGACGGACACGGTGGAGAAAGTACAGCTTCCGTAACATTATCCAATGATACGAAACTCATTTATAAACCAAGAAATATTGATACTGCCAAATCATACAATATTTTTATCGATTGGATAAATCAAAAATTAAATATTAATCTGAAAATTTTAAGATGTCTAAATTATGAACATTATGGCTGGCTGGAATTTGCAGATCATCATTGCGCAGACTCTGTTACCGATCTTCAGGAATATTATCAAAAAGCCGGAGTGCTTTTGGCGGTTACCCTTCTCTTAGGAAGCAAAGATTGTCATTATGAAAATGTGATAGCGTCAGGAAAAAATCCTGTAATCATAGATCATGAAACGATTATTCAGCCGGTTTTATCACAGCAGTCCATCCGCACTTGGGATGAGCATCATAAAATAGCTCCTTTCTCTGTATTGGAAAGTATGCTCATTATCAATAAGAATACCGGAGTTCCGACAGAATATGCAGGATACGGAATTAAAGGCAATATCGAAATAATGGATCTAGAAAAAAAGGTTATACATCCCAATACGATAGATTCTAAAAGAGATACCCGTTTTGTATTCAGAAAACTGGTCAAGGAAAACATTCCTTTCTACGAAGATAAACATCTATTTGCCGCGGATTATCGAGCTTTTTTCATTGAAGGCTTTACAAAAGCTTATGATCTGTTTGTATCATCCAAAGATGAACTAATGTCTTCAGATTCTCCGATTCAGGGTTTCAAAAAACAAAAAATAAGATATGTATGGCGACCGACATTCGTATATTTCAGAATTTTAAAATACATGAGAAGCTCTGTTTTTATGAAAAGTTCCGAAGCTTACGAATCAAAATTATATGAGCTGATGTCGAAAGCTTACCAAAAAGCAGACTGTGAAAATTATAAATTCATTCTTAATCATGAAATGCAGCAAATGCTGAAAGGAGATATTCCTTTCTTCAATTTGGATAGCCAGGATCATCATCTTGGAGGAAATGGCTCTTTCAAGATCTTCAGCCACAACTGTATTGAAAATATTGAGCAGAGAATAAACCTATTCTCTACAAAGCATAAAGAGGAACAGATAGAATTCATCAACAATTGGCTGAACATCAATACCTCTGTATAG